In one Chitinispirillales bacterium ANBcel5 genomic region, the following are encoded:
- a CDS encoding Ku protein, translated as MRSIWTGAISFGLIYIPIKLYDATRAHRVNFDMIRKKDHCRVGYVRVCKETGEEVPYQDIVKGYEYRKGEYVVIEPDDFKKANVKKSQTIEMVGFTNADQIDQKFLEKPYFLEPVREAKKAYALLREAMKKSGKVGIARYVLKTREHMALIKPDQDVLILNQMRFADEIRPSSELNVPGPGTESVSEKELDMAIKLIDQLTEPWKPEKYHDTYYEDLKKIIQDKVEGKIPQPVKEEPVPSGVTDLFSSLAQSLEMAQKGNKAA; from the coding sequence ATGCGTTCTATATGGACCGGAGCCATCAGTTTTGGATTAATTTATATACCAATAAAGTTGTATGATGCCACCAGGGCGCACAGAGTTAACTTTGATATGATCAGAAAAAAAGATCATTGTCGTGTAGGGTATGTGCGCGTGTGCAAAGAAACCGGTGAAGAGGTACCTTACCAGGATATAGTAAAAGGGTACGAATACAGAAAAGGTGAATATGTAGTCATCGAACCAGATGATTTTAAAAAAGCTAATGTAAAAAAAAGCCAAACGATTGAGATGGTGGGTTTCACTAATGCAGACCAGATAGATCAGAAGTTTCTTGAAAAACCATACTTCTTAGAACCAGTCAGAGAGGCCAAAAAAGCTTATGCACTTCTCCGTGAAGCTATGAAAAAAAGCGGTAAAGTTGGAATCGCCCGTTACGTTTTAAAAACCAGAGAGCACATGGCGCTGATTAAGCCCGACCAGGATGTATTGATACTAAATCAGATGCGATTTGCTGATGAAATACGTCCAAGCAGTGAACTGAATGTGCCAGGCCCGGGCACCGAAAGTGTTTCTGAAAAAGAGCTCGATATGGCAATCAAATTGATTGATCAGCTTACAGAACCATGGAAACCAGAAAAATACCATGATACCTACTATGAGGACCTTAAGAAGATTATTCAGGATAAAGTTGAAGGTAAAATACCACAACCAGTTAAAGAGGAACCTGTACCTTCGGGGGTAACCGATCTTTTCTCCAGCCTTGCTCAGAGTCTTGAAATGGCACAAAAAGGTAATAAGGCTGCATAA
- the ligD gene encoding DNA ligase D: MSLNNYNRKRIFTNSPEPPPLHHNSVVSPFRFVIQKHRATRLHYDLRLEHKGVLKSWAVPRGPALNPESKRFAVMVEDHPLEYRHFEGIIPEGNYGAGEVIIWDEGSFSVNGCKDRKECENYFEKGLQKGHIQFELSGKKLKGLFHLIKTHGKEEKAWLLIKGKDSFSSNRDILLEEQSVRSDMTIGQLKKAANLSLHRVDQTKLVSLLRDAPQKSFSGPLKPMKATLVNTIFDRQGWYFEIKWDGYRAIAECLGGEVKLYSRNGNSFNELFTPVVKELNSLDFDAVFDGEIVIVDENGKSDFGMLQNYRTTGKGILVYYIFDLIYYKGYDLTGLALHSRKEMLQTIFPSNSNHLKYSKHIETNGKALYKAAQEHQLEGVMAKDSAAPYTPGIRSRLWQKVKIVKQQDMIIGGFTEPAGGRKGLGALILGVYDEGKLKYTGHVGSGFSDKMLGDLRHTLEGKKIEACPFFKTPCKDTNATWVKPELVCVVRFSEWTSDGFMRHPVFLGLREDISPEQTIEEKPQSTKKRFTVKSNQTKTKISGHNLILTNTDKIYFPEDKISKGEIIDYYREIYPWILPHLSERPQSLHRFPDGIYGNHFFHKDMEHLPYWVQSEIITDSESLEATKYLLCQDEASLVYMINLGAIEINPWISRRSSQDYPDYMVIDLDPLECPFSDVVHTALEVHSVLNLIGAPNYIKTSGSKGMHIFVPLEAKYSYDQSRQFAMLICHAVNRQLPATTSMERIPSRRRGKVYLDYLQNLKGKTIASVYSLRPHPGAPVSTPLHWEEVTSTLNPKLFTIKTIFKRLGERGDLWRPVLGAGINMSECLHKLGALIYDVK, translated from the coding sequence ATGAGTCTGAATAATTATAACAGAAAAAGAATTTTCACTAACAGCCCGGAGCCCCCTCCGTTACACCATAATAGCGTTGTGTCCCCTTTTAGATTCGTCATACAAAAGCACAGAGCCACCCGTCTGCACTATGACCTTCGCCTTGAACATAAGGGTGTTCTTAAAAGCTGGGCGGTTCCCAGGGGGCCAGCTTTAAATCCGGAGAGCAAAAGGTTTGCAGTGATGGTTGAAGACCACCCCTTAGAGTATCGTCATTTCGAAGGGATTATTCCAGAAGGGAACTATGGCGCAGGGGAGGTAATTATTTGGGATGAAGGTAGCTTTAGTGTAAATGGGTGTAAAGATCGTAAAGAGTGTGAAAATTATTTCGAAAAAGGGCTACAGAAAGGACATATTCAGTTTGAGCTTAGCGGTAAAAAGCTTAAAGGTCTTTTCCACTTAATAAAAACACATGGAAAAGAGGAAAAAGCCTGGTTACTGATAAAAGGCAAAGACAGCTTCTCCTCCAACAGAGATATTTTGTTAGAAGAGCAATCGGTGCGAAGTGATATGACTATTGGGCAGCTCAAAAAAGCAGCAAACCTTTCATTACACAGGGTAGATCAAACAAAACTTGTATCCTTGTTAAGAGATGCCCCGCAGAAAAGCTTTTCGGGCCCTTTAAAGCCAATGAAAGCCACATTGGTGAATACCATTTTTGACCGCCAGGGTTGGTATTTTGAAATCAAATGGGATGGGTACCGAGCAATTGCGGAGTGTTTAGGTGGTGAGGTAAAACTTTATTCCAGAAATGGCAACTCATTTAATGAACTTTTCACCCCGGTAGTTAAGGAGCTGAATAGCTTAGATTTTGATGCGGTATTCGATGGTGAAATCGTTATAGTAGATGAAAATGGCAAATCAGATTTTGGTATGCTTCAGAATTATCGTACTACCGGTAAGGGTATTCTTGTTTACTATATCTTTGATCTGATCTACTATAAAGGCTACGACCTGACTGGATTGGCTCTTCACAGCAGAAAAGAGATGCTTCAAACGATTTTCCCTTCAAATTCAAACCATTTAAAATACAGTAAACACATAGAAACCAATGGTAAGGCTCTCTATAAAGCAGCCCAGGAACACCAACTTGAAGGGGTTATGGCAAAAGACAGTGCAGCCCCATATACCCCTGGAATAAGGAGTCGGCTCTGGCAAAAGGTGAAGATCGTTAAGCAACAGGATATGATTATCGGTGGTTTCACTGAACCTGCGGGTGGTAGAAAGGGACTGGGAGCTTTGATTCTCGGGGTATACGATGAAGGCAAGCTTAAGTATACCGGACATGTAGGTTCGGGTTTCAGTGACAAGATGCTCGGTGACTTACGTCATACACTTGAAGGTAAAAAAATAGAAGCATGTCCTTTTTTCAAAACACCCTGCAAAGACACTAATGCTACATGGGTAAAGCCGGAATTGGTATGCGTGGTAAGGTTTTCAGAATGGACAAGTGATGGTTTTATGCGTCACCCTGTTTTTCTTGGACTCAGAGAGGATATCTCCCCTGAACAAACCATAGAGGAAAAACCACAAAGCACAAAAAAGCGTTTTACAGTAAAATCAAATCAAACCAAAACAAAAATTTCTGGGCATAACCTTATTCTCACCAATACAGATAAAATATACTTTCCAGAGGACAAAATTAGTAAGGGAGAAATAATCGACTACTACAGAGAGATCTACCCCTGGATTCTCCCCCACCTTTCTGAGCGTCCTCAGTCATTACACCGATTCCCGGACGGAATTTACGGAAACCATTTTTTTCATAAGGATATGGAGCATTTACCATACTGGGTTCAGAGTGAAATAATCACAGATTCCGAAAGTTTAGAAGCAACAAAATACCTTCTCTGCCAGGATGAGGCATCCTTGGTTTATATGATAAATCTTGGTGCTATAGAGATCAATCCCTGGATTTCCCGGCGCTCAAGCCAGGACTATCCTGATTACATGGTTATTGATTTAGATCCTCTGGAGTGTCCCTTTTCAGATGTGGTACACACTGCACTTGAGGTTCATTCTGTACTTAATTTAATCGGAGCACCAAATTACATTAAAACATCTGGTTCAAAGGGTATGCACATCTTTGTACCTCTTGAAGCAAAGTACAGTTATGACCAGTCTCGTCAGTTCGCTATGCTTATCTGTCATGCTGTTAACCGACAGCTTCCTGCTACTACAAGCATGGAACGGATACCCTCACGCAGAAGAGGGAAAGTGTACCTCGATTACCTTCAAAACCTAAAGGGTAAAACAATAGCCAGTGTGTATTCATTACGCCCACACCCAGGGGCGCCGGTTTCTACTCCACTTCACTGGGAAGAGGTTACATCCACTCTTAATCCAAAATTGTTTACTATTAAAACAATTTTTAAAAGACTTGGTGAACGGGGGGACCTGTGGAGACCTGTACTTGGTGCAGGTATCAATATGTCTGAGTGCCTTCACAAGCTTGGAGCACTGATTTATGATGTAAAGTAG
- a CDS encoding YegS/Rv2252/BmrU family lipid kinase, with amino-acid sequence MDHFDALVLASDPAGELSQDPHIKLNAHVPIHGKPMLDWVVDSLRQCRYIGKINVVGPDSLDELLCSRYISKRIPPAMATLNNLSGLWNSQSNYFLVIPCEAVYLTSDTIDKSFQSFTKLDTQFAIPCIVPEKVRINTPVAPKVEWKGKKVIPGVISFVRKGATIPLAIHKLKKLERKRDPLGSNKVILPALATLEETLIERSESVFKYFSNSNQQVVMSIRSKRDLEYAKRMLANPWHPRFKKVKVIVNPHSGQGIKLPSPILKFIGLRKRSLDQIQNAKQLTETIRLYLNEIGMYPEFYVSKSSEDATQTARACAKNRYDLVIAAGGDGSINAVINGLAKSEVTFGAIPLGTVNLYALQLQIPMEIRAACQLIAEGNTKKIDLGKAGNKYFTCLSGIGFDAFVIKRADTKLKKILGAAAYILVGITNFFKYSFNPVILYVDNQIVPRKGYSVIIGNGKYYSSNLIIYPDASIEDGLLDVIIFKNRSILSIVNYLRGLRKGHLTEHSDIEYYLGKSIKIDKKGKHHVHIDGEPHGQTPLDISIIPKALNVVF; translated from the coding sequence ATGGATCATTTTGATGCACTTGTTTTGGCTTCCGATCCGGCTGGGGAACTGAGCCAAGATCCACACATTAAACTCAATGCACACGTTCCTATTCACGGTAAACCTATGCTTGACTGGGTTGTGGATTCGTTACGACAGTGTAGATACATCGGCAAAATTAATGTAGTAGGACCAGATTCACTGGATGAACTCCTTTGTAGCAGGTATATTTCTAAACGTATACCACCAGCAATGGCAACACTGAATAATTTAAGTGGATTATGGAATTCCCAAAGCAATTATTTTCTGGTCATTCCCTGTGAAGCAGTTTATCTTACCAGTGATACTATAGACAAGAGTTTTCAATCATTCACCAAATTAGATACTCAGTTTGCGATTCCCTGTATTGTGCCCGAAAAGGTCAGAATAAATACTCCTGTGGCCCCAAAGGTAGAATGGAAAGGCAAAAAAGTAATACCCGGGGTTATAAGTTTTGTCAGAAAGGGAGCAACTATTCCTCTGGCAATCCATAAACTTAAAAAGCTCGAGCGGAAACGGGATCCTCTGGGCAGTAATAAAGTTATCTTGCCAGCACTTGCAACATTAGAAGAAACCCTGATCGAACGATCTGAATCAGTTTTCAAATACTTTAGTAACAGTAACCAACAGGTTGTGATGTCAATACGTTCAAAAAGGGATTTGGAGTACGCAAAGAGAATGCTTGCTAATCCCTGGCATCCGCGATTTAAAAAAGTAAAAGTTATCGTTAATCCTCATTCGGGACAGGGTATTAAACTTCCTTCACCAATCCTAAAATTCATCGGGCTCCGTAAGCGATCCCTTGATCAAATTCAAAATGCAAAGCAATTAACTGAAACAATTCGGTTATATTTAAATGAAATTGGAATGTATCCGGAATTTTACGTAAGTAAAAGTTCCGAAGATGCTACCCAAACAGCCAGAGCATGTGCAAAGAATAGATATGATCTGGTTATAGCTGCAGGCGGGGATGGATCTATAAATGCTGTAATTAATGGTCTTGCTAAAAGCGAAGTAACCTTTGGAGCTATTCCTCTGGGAACAGTTAATCTCTATGCATTGCAATTGCAGATACCTATGGAGATACGAGCCGCCTGTCAGCTCATTGCTGAGGGTAATACAAAAAAAATTGATCTTGGAAAAGCTGGCAACAAGTATTTCACTTGCTTGTCAGGAATAGGTTTTGATGCTTTTGTAATAAAAAGAGCTGATACTAAATTGAAAAAAATTCTGGGGGCAGCTGCATATATTCTTGTTGGTATTACTAACTTCTTTAAGTATTCGTTTAACCCGGTAATCCTTTATGTTGATAATCAAATTGTACCAAGAAAAGGTTACAGTGTAATTATTGGTAACGGGAAGTATTACAGTTCTAATTTAATCATTTATCCTGATGCAAGTATTGAAGACGGTCTTCTTGACGTTATCATTTTTAAAAACAGAAGCATCCTAAGCATTGTGAACTACCTGCGGGGATTAAGAAAAGGACACCTTACTGAGCATTCTGATATAGAATATTATCTTGGTAAAAGTATAAAAATCGATAAAAAAGGTAAGCACCACGTGCATATAGATGGTGAACCCCACGGACAAACCCCTTTAGATATTTCCATCATTCCAAAAGCTCTAAATGTAGTGTTTTAA
- a CDS encoding thioredoxin family protein — MFKTGLLLLPLLLFCCVESPNITDTNSEPQTPTVVELCSETFDQKVNVENRVTMVKFYMNTCPACIVMIDTVEKIAKQYDSENILIGKVNVREESTLSQKFTIRSVPTFIFLRGGEEYERNIGVTKLEKLQELIDLGFGTDQ; from the coding sequence ATGTTTAAAACAGGTCTCCTTTTATTACCACTACTTCTCTTTTGCTGTGTAGAAAGCCCCAATATCACTGATACAAACTCAGAGCCTCAGACTCCGACAGTGGTTGAACTCTGCTCAGAAACTTTTGACCAGAAGGTTAATGTGGAAAACAGAGTTACCATGGTTAAATTTTATATGAACACCTGCCCTGCCTGTATAGTGATGATAGACACTGTAGAAAAAATAGCAAAGCAGTATGACAGTGAGAATATACTTATAGGTAAAGTTAATGTCAGAGAAGAATCTACCCTGAGCCAAAAATTCACTATACGATCTGTACCTACCTTTATTTTTTTAAGAGGTGGGGAGGAGTACGAAAGAAATATTGGAGTTACCAAACTAGAGAAATTACAGGAACTAATTGATTTGGGCTTCGGTACTGATCAATAG
- a CDS encoding HAD-IB family hydrolase, whose product MMRKRAAIFDLDGTLIPNTSAESTFFFHLLKSGGLNVRNVFQMLGAIWTARGNLHDMVRGNKRYLKNKPVEKFESVAHEFFEPRIETMIFPEMKEVIEKHRSEGDLLLLLTGTLDVIAACFVRKLQFDGYEAATLEIRDGHYTGKLNGTLPYGMGKLEVLRNLKDRHNFDRNQTYLYANIFSDRYVLNAVEHPVAVNPDSKLRSYSKRLGWNVIDVTKKTSTLIP is encoded by the coding sequence ATGATGCGCAAACGAGCTGCGATATTTGACTTGGATGGGACACTTATCCCAAACACCAGTGCAGAAAGTACTTTCTTTTTCCATTTGCTTAAATCTGGTGGTCTCAATGTAAGAAATGTGTTTCAGATGCTTGGTGCCATTTGGACTGCCAGGGGTAATCTGCATGACATGGTTCGTGGAAACAAACGGTACCTGAAAAATAAGCCGGTTGAGAAGTTTGAAAGTGTAGCTCATGAGTTTTTTGAACCTCGTATAGAAACTATGATTTTCCCTGAGATGAAGGAGGTCATAGAAAAACATCGCAGCGAGGGAGACCTTCTACTTTTGCTAACAGGCACACTTGATGTGATTGCAGCCTGCTTTGTTCGCAAACTACAATTTGATGGGTATGAAGCAGCAACGCTTGAAATTAGAGACGGTCACTACACCGGCAAACTAAACGGTACCCTTCCCTACGGGATGGGGAAGCTTGAAGTGTTACGAAATCTAAAAGACCGACACAATTTCGACAGGAACCAAACCTATCTCTATGCCAACATCTTCTCTGACCGGTATGTATTAAATGCAGTTGAGCATCCGGTTGCAGTGAATCCTGACTCCAAGCTAAGAAGTTACTCTAAACGCCTGGGGTGGAATGTGATCGATGTCACAAAGAAGACAAGCACATTAATACCTTAA
- a CDS encoding putative LPS assembly protein LptD, with protein sequence MNSILKKLLYPQLSYEEKKHKTGVKISYLIWWMILFAFMHATYADDIFSVDTADADTSPSAITDTIYYESDEIDYDFNANVLYLAGRAQVRYQNLTLQADTIIYTIDDNQFRASGKPQLIEGRDTTVGEYMVYNIETRRGRVKHATTRFDDAWFSGNQILMTEDNEIYVDEGDYTSCAHVENPDYYFYGRNIKIIPEDMIISRPVVLNIADAPVALLPYFIFPLERGRRSGWLTPVWGGQPGRGGYIDNLGYYYAPNDYVDFVFRSKIQEFNHLVLNAASQYALRYTLDGRISARYALDNDIDISSRIWALDYRHNQMLTPDGRTRLTGSGSLVSRSDFYQMFSEDSDEIEEQNLTANLSLSHSFQNINASANLVWNRRHNLSTDHIVEDLPSVDFRLPTRPLFSAESGTGRTDDEEVWYEKIYYSYNSRANVRRNAYGNDSLPGFIRPGMTQNFDLSAPQKLFNYITLNPTFSARLSSFYGAIDTTKLDSFYIYDTVSYTVDNLNEDSRYENYDTLDIQTNVFVNQWGDPETTYTFVKRSEPRTQYVRDTLDNVFKNVATWQTGITASTNIYGIFDFRLFNFTGLRHTVSPSIGYRFIPENELAYDFFDVGIPYDRARDRQQLFTLSLGNQFEGKREVLAGEEIREEKFHILSANLRTSYDFEAESRKWNNLNLNASTSYRSINARFNSEFWLYDADDRLSTPIPKEYSFTLSTGSIGLNGTLWDGDFNVLDSLYDSNSIDYKNAGPQSWRVSVTPAFSYTAKRALPGEPFIPEKQYTLNASAGINISRNWSIDWSGRYNFMTDQFVRNQFVIRADLECWEMYFSLRPESLNPGFHFRINIKKIPDIKWEHRG encoded by the coding sequence ATGAACTCAATATTAAAAAAACTACTATACCCGCAACTGTCCTATGAAGAGAAGAAGCACAAAACGGGTGTAAAAATATCATATCTGATTTGGTGGATGATTCTGTTTGCTTTTATGCATGCTACTTATGCTGATGATATCTTTTCTGTAGATACAGCAGATGCAGATACCTCCCCAAGCGCCATAACAGATACCATTTATTATGAATCGGATGAGATAGACTACGATTTCAATGCCAATGTGCTTTATCTGGCAGGAAGGGCTCAGGTTAGATATCAAAACCTGACTCTTCAGGCGGATACAATTATCTATACCATCGATGATAATCAGTTCCGTGCTTCTGGCAAACCGCAGCTCATTGAGGGAAGAGACACTACGGTTGGTGAGTATATGGTGTATAACATCGAAACCCGCCGGGGTAGGGTTAAGCATGCCACTACACGCTTCGATGACGCCTGGTTCAGTGGAAACCAGATTCTTATGACAGAAGATAACGAAATTTATGTCGATGAGGGTGATTATACCTCCTGTGCTCATGTTGAAAACCCTGATTACTATTTTTATGGGCGGAATATAAAAATTATACCTGAGGATATGATTATCAGCAGGCCTGTAGTGTTAAATATTGCAGATGCCCCTGTAGCTCTTTTACCCTACTTTATATTTCCTCTTGAGCGGGGAAGAAGAAGTGGATGGCTTACTCCCGTGTGGGGGGGGCAGCCTGGCAGGGGGGGCTATATCGATAATCTTGGCTACTATTATGCCCCTAATGATTATGTCGATTTTGTATTCAGGTCAAAAATTCAGGAGTTTAACCATCTGGTACTTAATGCTGCAAGTCAGTATGCACTACGATACACCCTTGATGGGCGTATCTCCGCAAGGTATGCTCTGGATAATGATATAGATATCTCGAGCAGGATCTGGGCCCTTGATTACCGACATAATCAAATGCTGACACCGGATGGCAGAACCCGCTTAACCGGAAGCGGAAGTTTGGTTTCGAGAAGCGATTTTTATCAGATGTTTAGCGAAGATTCAGATGAAATCGAAGAGCAGAACCTTACTGCAAATTTATCACTGAGTCATTCTTTTCAAAATATTAATGCAAGTGCAAATCTGGTGTGGAATCGCCGCCATAATCTTTCAACAGATCATATAGTGGAGGATTTACCCTCAGTTGATTTCAGGCTGCCAACCAGACCCCTTTTCTCTGCAGAATCGGGCACAGGCAGAACCGATGATGAAGAAGTCTGGTATGAAAAAATCTATTATTCCTACAATTCACGGGCAAATGTTCGCCGTAATGCCTATGGAAATGACTCTCTCCCAGGATTTATAAGGCCTGGTATGACACAGAATTTTGACCTCTCAGCTCCTCAGAAACTATTCAATTATATCACTCTTAATCCCACCTTCTCAGCAAGGCTTTCAAGTTTTTACGGAGCTATCGATACCACCAAACTGGATTCCTTTTATATTTATGACACCGTAAGTTATACGGTGGACAATCTAAATGAGGACAGTCGGTATGAGAATTATGACACCTTAGATATTCAAACCAATGTTTTTGTAAACCAATGGGGCGATCCAGAGACGACATATACTTTTGTCAAAAGAAGTGAGCCCAGAACTCAGTATGTCCGTGATACACTGGATAACGTATTTAAAAACGTGGCGACCTGGCAAACCGGGATAACCGCATCTACCAATATTTATGGGATATTTGATTTTCGGCTGTTCAATTTTACCGGGCTTCGCCATACCGTATCACCTTCTATTGGCTACAGGTTTATACCGGAAAATGAACTTGCCTACGATTTTTTTGATGTAGGCATCCCCTATGACAGAGCCCGGGATCGCCAGCAATTGTTTACACTAAGCTTAGGGAATCAGTTTGAAGGGAAACGGGAAGTTTTGGCGGGTGAAGAGATCAGGGAAGAGAAGTTTCATATCCTCTCGGCCAATCTTCGCACAAGCTATGATTTTGAAGCAGAATCGAGAAAATGGAATAACCTTAACCTAAATGCCTCTACTTCATACCGATCAATAAATGCCCGTTTTAATTCAGAATTCTGGCTCTATGATGCAGATGATCGTTTGTCGACACCAATTCCCAAAGAGTATAGTTTTACGTTATCTACCGGGAGTATCGGCTTAAACGGTACGCTTTGGGATGGAGACTTTAACGTTTTGGATTCGCTCTATGATAGCAATTCGATCGATTACAAAAATGCCGGGCCTCAGTCCTGGCGGGTGAGTGTTACACCAGCTTTTAGTTACACCGCTAAACGAGCTCTTCCGGGAGAGCCTTTTATTCCGGAAAAACAATACACCTTAAACGCTTCCGCCGGAATAAACATCTCAAGAAACTGGTCAATAGACTGGAGTGGAAGATATAACTTTATGACCGATCAGTTTGTAAGAAACCAGTTTGTGATAAGAGCTGATCTTGAGTGTTGGGAGATGTATTTCTCTTTGAGACCGGAAAGCCTCAACCCCGGATTCCATTTCAGAATCAATATAAAGAAAATTCCTGATATAAAATGGGAGCATAGAGGTTAG
- the ndk gene encoding nucleoside-diphosphate kinase translates to MSGEERTLAIIKPDVVGRELAGKIITRIEESGFEIVGMKMLKLSEKLAGEFYAVHKGKPFYEELVDFMTSDRCIVMVLQAQGAILKWRELIGATNFEKAKEGTIRKEFATSVQRNACHGSDAPETARQEISFFFSGSELICC, encoded by the coding sequence ATGAGTGGTGAAGAGAGGACTCTTGCAATCATTAAACCTGATGTTGTTGGCAGAGAATTGGCAGGGAAAATAATCACTCGCATTGAGGAGAGTGGATTTGAGATTGTAGGTATGAAGATGCTTAAGTTAAGCGAAAAACTTGCAGGGGAATTTTATGCTGTTCATAAGGGTAAGCCTTTCTATGAAGAACTGGTGGATTTTATGACCAGTGACCGTTGTATAGTAATGGTTTTGCAGGCACAGGGAGCAATCCTTAAGTGGAGAGAACTGATTGGAGCAACCAATTTCGAGAAGGCAAAAGAGGGGACAATCAGAAAAGAGTTTGCCACAAGTGTTCAGCGTAATGCCTGTCATGGCTCCGATGCTCCTGAAACAGCACGGCAGGAGATATCGTTCTTTTTCTCTGGCTCAGAGCTTATCTGCTGCTAA
- a CDS encoding PEGA domain-containing protein, translating to MDRLYILFEYRIYFEGTSFRTRALKELSNSEDLMSLRTYLRPHFLFIITVFLFATTIFAQDPPPQSLADADQQILDEKVTLKIISEPTGASVAVNEIKYGKTPALVEGLEIGTHQIELSKSGHYRRVLRVTVNNPGERELSLKLQAPASLAVISEPSDAQISIDDKVVGSTPFRIPQIRPGDYTLTSSLSGYKPLEKEITLESGAQDTLRLILETAEAEMVYQDQEPAQEQATDTEPAQEQATVTEPAQEQTIDTEPAQEQATDTEPAQEQTIDAEPAQEQPSEDVTEIATTDETKTRITQEPTNEQEQQNLDSMIEQTRAPQTSRRRPLRRLSPPAMIAFGAFVVFSFVLFGVERSSH from the coding sequence ATGGACCGGTTGTATATTCTTTTTGAATACAGAATATACTTTGAGGGGACATCTTTTCGCACCAGAGCTTTAAAAGAACTATCAAACAGCGAGGATTTAATGAGCTTACGTACCTATTTGCGGCCACATTTTCTGTTTATTATCACTGTTTTTTTGTTTGCAACCACTATTTTTGCTCAGGATCCCCCCCCTCAGTCTTTAGCTGACGCTGATCAGCAAATTCTGGATGAAAAAGTCACATTAAAAATAATTTCCGAACCCACCGGTGCATCTGTTGCGGTAAATGAAATAAAGTATGGAAAAACCCCTGCACTGGTTGAGGGACTCGAAATTGGAACACATCAAATTGAATTAAGCAAAAGCGGCCATTACCGTAGGGTTCTTAGAGTTACCGTAAATAACCCCGGGGAAAGGGAATTAAGCCTAAAACTTCAGGCTCCGGCATCACTTGCAGTTATCAGCGAACCTTCAGATGCTCAGATTAGTATCGATGATAAGGTGGTTGGCAGCACCCCTTTTCGAATTCCTCAGATCAGACCCGGTGATTATACACTAACTTCCTCCCTTTCAGGCTATAAGCCACTGGAAAAAGAGATAACACTTGAAAGTGGAGCCCAAGATACTCTTAGATTGATCCTCGAGACAGCGGAAGCTGAAATGGTATACCAGGACCAAGAGCCTGCACAGGAACAGGCAACCGATACAGAGCCTGCGCAGGAACAGGCAACCGTTACAGAGCCTGCGCAGGAACAGACAATCGATACAGAGCCAGCGCAGGAACAGGCAACCGATACAGAGCCTGCGCAGGAACAGACAATCGATGCAGAGCCTGCGCAGGAACAACCTAGCGAAGATGTCACAGAAATTGCTACTACAGATGAAACCAAAACCAGAATTACCCAAGAACCAACAAATGAGCAGGAGCAGCAGAACCTAGATTCAATGATTGAACAAACCAGAGCGCCCCAAACATCGCGGCGCAGACCGCTGCGAAGACTAAGCCCCCCGGCCATGATCGCTTTTGGGGCATTTGTGGTTTTCAGCTTTGTACTGTTTGGAGTAGAAAGGTCGAGTCACTGA